From Falco cherrug isolate bFalChe1 chromosome 4, bFalChe1.pri, whole genome shotgun sequence, one genomic window encodes:
- the SLC4A2 gene encoding anion exchange protein 2 isoform X1, giving the protein MGPCVPFLAAPLPMDFLLCSRPEQETPGAGSPVFGEEEEEKDLNKALGVERFEEILCDAHPRNAEEAGRSYGEEDFEYHRQSSHHIHHPLSTHLPPDTRRKKGVPKRGKKKHRRASVPGETPTIEEAEEDEDEACDTETERSVEELLQPGPPDAVQFFLQEDEVADRRVEEPAMPPVLPGSPLEPHGSMSPKEARVGSPDVEEGGLVEGAAATEAGSPGRSISKSQPGHRSYNLHERRRIGSMTGVEQDRYQKMPTDESEAQTLASADLDYMKSHRFEDVPGVRRHLVRKSAKAQVVHVSKDHKEPSMRHRKQDRQPHEVFVELNELVVDKNQELQWKETARWIKFEEDVEEETDRWGKPHVASLSFRSLLELRKTLSHGAVLLDLDQKTLPGVAHQVVEQMVITDQIRAEDRANVLRALLLKHSHPSDEKDFSFPRNISAGSLGSLLVHHHSTNHVAEGSEPAVTEPLIAGHAVEHDTRVDVEREREVLTPTPPAGITRSKSKHELKLLEKIPDNAEATVVLVGCVEFLDQPTMAFVRLQEAVELDSVLEVPVPVRFLFVLLGPSSTHMDYHEIGRSISTLMSDKQFHEAAYLADDRHDLLNAINEFLDCSVVLPPSEVQGEELLRSVAHFQREMLKKREEHERRLLLEPKSPEEKALLKLKVVEGEGEEEDDPLRRTGRPFGGLIRDMRRRYPKYLSDFRDALNPQCIAAVIFIYFAALSPAITFGGLLGEKTQDLIGVSELIISTSLQGVLFCLLGAQPLLVIGFSGPLLVFEEAFFTFCTSNELEYLVGRVWIGFWLILIVLVMVAFEGSFLVRFVSRFTQEIFAFLISLIFIYETFSKLAKIFQEHPLHGCLRVNSTVTEAEAWRNTSAAPANGTVDRAAAKVTGQPNTALLSLVLMAGTFFIAFFLRKFKNSRFFPGRIRRLIGDFGVPIAILVMVLVDYSIQDTYTQKLSVPSGFSVTAPDKRGWVINPLGEKSDFPVWMMVASGLPAVLVFILIFMETQITTLIISKKERMLQKGSGFHLDLLLIVAMGGFFALFGLPWLAAATVRSVTHANALTVMSKAVAPGDKPKIQEVKEQRVTGLLVAVLVGLSIVIGDLLRQIPLAVLFGIFLYMGVTSLNGIQFYERLQLLLMPPKHHPDVTYVKKVRTLRMHLFTGLQLACLAVLWAVMSTVASLAFPFILILTVPLRMCLLSRIFTDREMKCLDADEAEPIFDEREGVDEYNEMPMPV; this is encoded by the exons ATGGGACCTTGTGTCCCCTTCCTCGCGGCTCCGCTACCTATGGATTTCCTCCTGTGCTCCCGG CCTGAGCAGGAGACACCAGGCGCTGGCTCACCTGTATtcggggaggaggaggaggagaaggaccTGAACAAGGCGCTGGGGGTCGAGCGCTTCGAGGAGATCCTGTGTGACGCACACCCACGCAACGCGGAGGAGGCCGGGCGCAGCTACGGCGAGGAAGACTTCGAAT ACCACCGCCAGTCATCCCACCACATCCATCATCCACTCTCCACGCACCTGCCCCCTGACACCCGCCGCAAGAAGGGGGTGCCAAAAAGGGGCAAGAAGAAGCACCGCCGTGCCTCTGTCCCTGGCGAGACCCCCACCATCGAGGAGGCTgaagaggatgaggatgaggCATGTGACACGGAGACAGAGCGGTCAGTGGAGGAACTCCTGCAGCCCGGCCCACCCGATGCAGTGCAg TTCTTCTTGCAGGAGGATGAGGTGGCTGACCGCCGGGTGGAGGAGCCGGCGATGCCCCCTGTACTGCCTGGCTCCCCCTTGGAGCCCCATGGGTCCATGTCCCCCAAGGAAGCCCGGGTAGGCAG CCCCGATGTGGAAGAGGGAGGTTTGGTGGAGGGAGCAGCTGCCACCGAGGCTGGCTCCCCTGGTCGCTCCATTTCCAAGTCGCAGCCGGGGCACCGCAGCTACAACCTGCATGAGCGGCGGCGGATTGGCAGCATGACAGGTGTGGAGCAGGACCGGTACCAGAAGATGCCGACAGACGAGTCAGAGGCCCAGACACTGGCCTCAGCTGACCTGGACTACAtgaaga GTCACCGCTTTGAGGACGTGCCGGGGGTGCGCCGGCACCTCGTCCGGAAGAGTGCCAAGGCACAGGTGGTCCATGTCAGCAAGGACCATAAGGAGCCCAGCATGCGGCACCGCAAGCAGGACCGGCAGCCCCACGAG gtgTTCGTGGAGCTGAACGAGCTGGTGGTGGACAAGAACCAGGAGCTGCAGTGGAAGGAGACGGCGCGCTGGATCAAGTTTGAGGAGGACGTGGAGGAGGAGACAGACCGCTGGGGCAAGCCACATGTGGCCTCCCTGTCCTTCCGCAGCCTTCTGGAGCTGCGCAAGACGCTGTCCCACG GGGCTGTGCTCCTCGACCTGGACCAGAAGACACTGCCAGGGGTAGCTCACCAGGTGGTGGAGCAGATGGTCATCACCGACCAGATCCGGGCTGAGGACCGCGCTAATGTGCTGCGGGCACTGCTGCTCAAGCACAG CCACCCAAGCGACGAGAAGGACTTCTCTTTCCCCCGAAACATCTCGGCTGGCAGCCTGGGCTCCCTGCTTGTGCACCACCACAGCACCAACCACGTGGCTGAGGGCAGCGAGCCGGCTGTCACCGAGCCCCTCATTGCTGGCCACGCTGTGGAGCATGACACACGGGTCGATGTGGAGCGGGAG agggAGGTACTCACCCCCACGCCCCCAGCTGGCATCACTCGCTCCAAGTCCAAGCACgagctgaagctgctggagaagatccCGGACAATGCCGAGGCCACAGTGGTGCTTGTGG GGTGCGTGGAGTTCCTGGaccagcccaccatggccttcGTGCGGCTGCAGGAGGCGGTGGAGCTGGACTCGGTGCTGGaggtccctgtccctgtgcggttcctctttgtgctgctggggcccagcagcacccacatgGACTACCACGAGATCGGGCGCTCCATCTCCACCCTCATGTCTGACAAG CAATTCCATGAAGCTGCGTACCTGGCTGATGACCGCCACGACCTCCTCAACGCCATCAATGAGTTCCTGGACTGCAGCGTGGTGCTGCCGCCCTCCGAGGTGCAGGGTGAGGAGCTGCTGCGCAGCGTCGCCCACTTCCAGCGTGAGATGCTGAAGAAGAGGGAGGAGCACGAGCGAAGACTGCTGCTGGAGCCCAAGTCCCCCGAGGAGAAag CGCTGCTGAAGTTGAAGGTGGTGGAGGGTGAGGGTGAAGAGGAGGATGACCCCCTGCGGCGCACGGGCCGGCCCTTTGGGGGGCTGATCCGGGACATGCGGCGGCGGTACCCCAAGTACCTGAGCGACTTCAGGGATGCGCTGAACCCCCAGTGCATTGCAGCCGTCATCTTCATCTACTTTGCCGCGCTGTCACCGGCCATCACCTTTGGAGGGCTGCTGG ggGAGAAGACGCAGGACCTGATTGGGGTGTCTGAGCTGATCATCTCCACATCACTGCAGGGTGTGCTCTTCTGCCTGCTGGGCGCCCAGCCCCTGCTTGTCATCGGCTTCTCAGGGCCCCTGCTCGTCTTTGAGGAGGCTTTCTTCACA TTCTGCACATCCAATGAGCTGGAGTACCTGGTGGGGCGTGTCTGGATCGGCTTCTGGCTCATCCTCATTGTGCTGGTCATGGTGGCCTTCGAGGGCAGCTTCCTGGTGCGCTTCGTCTCCCGCTTTACCCAGGAGATCTTCGCCTTCCTCATCTCTCTCATCTTCATCTATGAGACCTTCTCCAAGCTGGCCAAG ATCTTCCAGGAGCATCCCCTGCACGGCTGCCTGCGGGTGAACAGCACGGTCACGGAGGCAGAGGCGTGGAGGAACACCAGCGCAGCCCCGGCCAATGGCACAGTCGACCGTGCTGCAGCCAAGGTGACGGGGCAGCCCAACACGGCACTGCTCTCGCTGGTGCTGATGGCCGGCACCTTCTTCATCGCCTTCTTCCTGCGCAAGTTCAAGAACAGCCGGTTCTTCCCCGGACGG ATTCGGCGGCTCATCGGGGACTTCGGGGTGCCCATTGCCATCCTGGTGATGGTGCTGGTGGACTACAGCATCCAGGACACCTACACGCAG AAGCTGAGCGTGCCTAGTGGGTTCTCGGTGACAGCCCCGGACAAGCGGGGCTGGGTGATCAACCCCCTGGGTGAGAAGAGCGACTTCCCGGTCTGGATGATGGTAGCCAGTGGCCTCCCCGCCGTCCTCGTCTTCATCCTCATCTTCATGGAGACACAGATCACCAC GCTGATCATCAGCAAGAAGGAGCGGATGCTGCAGAAGGGCTCTGGGTTCCACCTTGACCTCCTGCTTATTGTGGCCATGGGTGGCTTCTTCGCACTCTTCGGGCTGCCATGGCTCGCCGCGGCCACGGTGCGCTCCGTCACGCACGCCAATGCCCTCACCGTCATGAGTAAGGCTGTGGCACCTGGGGACAAGCCCAAGATCCAGGAGGTGAAGGAGCAGCGGGTCACCgggctgctggtggctgtgctcGTTG GCCTGTCCATTGTCATCGGGGACCTGCTACGACAGATCCCACTGGCTGTGCTCTTCGGGATCTTCCTTTACATGGGTGTCACCTCCCTCAATGGCATCCAGTTCTACGAgcgcctgcagctgctgctgatgcCCCCCAAGCACCACCCTGATGTCACCTATGTCAAaaag GTGCGCACACTGCGCATGCACCTCttcacagggctgcagctggcatgTCTGGCTGTGCTCTGGGCCGTCATGTCCACGGTGGCCTCCCTGGCCTTCCCCTTCATCCTCATCCTAACGGTGCCACTCCGCATGTGCCTGCTCAGCCGTATCTTCACTGACCGGGAGATGAAGTGT ctggatgcagaCGAGGCCGAGCCCATCTTCGACGAGCGGGAAGGTGTGGACGAGTACAATGAAATGCCGATGCCGGTGTGA
- the SLC4A2 gene encoding anion exchange protein 2 isoform X2 — MTHSQVSSEIHHIVSSAFQSPEQETPGAGSPVFGEEEEEKDLNKALGVERFEEILCDAHPRNAEEAGRSYGEEDFEYHRQSSHHIHHPLSTHLPPDTRRKKGVPKRGKKKHRRASVPGETPTIEEAEEDEDEACDTETERSVEELLQPGPPDAVQFFLQEDEVADRRVEEPAMPPVLPGSPLEPHGSMSPKEARVGSPDVEEGGLVEGAAATEAGSPGRSISKSQPGHRSYNLHERRRIGSMTGVEQDRYQKMPTDESEAQTLASADLDYMKSHRFEDVPGVRRHLVRKSAKAQVVHVSKDHKEPSMRHRKQDRQPHEVFVELNELVVDKNQELQWKETARWIKFEEDVEEETDRWGKPHVASLSFRSLLELRKTLSHGAVLLDLDQKTLPGVAHQVVEQMVITDQIRAEDRANVLRALLLKHSHPSDEKDFSFPRNISAGSLGSLLVHHHSTNHVAEGSEPAVTEPLIAGHAVEHDTRVDVEREREVLTPTPPAGITRSKSKHELKLLEKIPDNAEATVVLVGCVEFLDQPTMAFVRLQEAVELDSVLEVPVPVRFLFVLLGPSSTHMDYHEIGRSISTLMSDKQFHEAAYLADDRHDLLNAINEFLDCSVVLPPSEVQGEELLRSVAHFQREMLKKREEHERRLLLEPKSPEEKALLKLKVVEGEGEEEDDPLRRTGRPFGGLIRDMRRRYPKYLSDFRDALNPQCIAAVIFIYFAALSPAITFGGLLGEKTQDLIGVSELIISTSLQGVLFCLLGAQPLLVIGFSGPLLVFEEAFFTFCTSNELEYLVGRVWIGFWLILIVLVMVAFEGSFLVRFVSRFTQEIFAFLISLIFIYETFSKLAKIFQEHPLHGCLRVNSTVTEAEAWRNTSAAPANGTVDRAAAKVTGQPNTALLSLVLMAGTFFIAFFLRKFKNSRFFPGRIRRLIGDFGVPIAILVMVLVDYSIQDTYTQKLSVPSGFSVTAPDKRGWVINPLGEKSDFPVWMMVASGLPAVLVFILIFMETQITTLIISKKERMLQKGSGFHLDLLLIVAMGGFFALFGLPWLAAATVRSVTHANALTVMSKAVAPGDKPKIQEVKEQRVTGLLVAVLVGLSIVIGDLLRQIPLAVLFGIFLYMGVTSLNGIQFYERLQLLLMPPKHHPDVTYVKKVRTLRMHLFTGLQLACLAVLWAVMSTVASLAFPFILILTVPLRMCLLSRIFTDREMKCLDADEAEPIFDEREGVDEYNEMPMPV, encoded by the exons ATGACCCACTCCCAGGTGTCCTCCGAGATCCACCACATCGTCTCCTCTGCCTTCCAGAGT CCTGAGCAGGAGACACCAGGCGCTGGCTCACCTGTATtcggggaggaggaggaggagaaggaccTGAACAAGGCGCTGGGGGTCGAGCGCTTCGAGGAGATCCTGTGTGACGCACACCCACGCAACGCGGAGGAGGCCGGGCGCAGCTACGGCGAGGAAGACTTCGAAT ACCACCGCCAGTCATCCCACCACATCCATCATCCACTCTCCACGCACCTGCCCCCTGACACCCGCCGCAAGAAGGGGGTGCCAAAAAGGGGCAAGAAGAAGCACCGCCGTGCCTCTGTCCCTGGCGAGACCCCCACCATCGAGGAGGCTgaagaggatgaggatgaggCATGTGACACGGAGACAGAGCGGTCAGTGGAGGAACTCCTGCAGCCCGGCCCACCCGATGCAGTGCAg TTCTTCTTGCAGGAGGATGAGGTGGCTGACCGCCGGGTGGAGGAGCCGGCGATGCCCCCTGTACTGCCTGGCTCCCCCTTGGAGCCCCATGGGTCCATGTCCCCCAAGGAAGCCCGGGTAGGCAG CCCCGATGTGGAAGAGGGAGGTTTGGTGGAGGGAGCAGCTGCCACCGAGGCTGGCTCCCCTGGTCGCTCCATTTCCAAGTCGCAGCCGGGGCACCGCAGCTACAACCTGCATGAGCGGCGGCGGATTGGCAGCATGACAGGTGTGGAGCAGGACCGGTACCAGAAGATGCCGACAGACGAGTCAGAGGCCCAGACACTGGCCTCAGCTGACCTGGACTACAtgaaga GTCACCGCTTTGAGGACGTGCCGGGGGTGCGCCGGCACCTCGTCCGGAAGAGTGCCAAGGCACAGGTGGTCCATGTCAGCAAGGACCATAAGGAGCCCAGCATGCGGCACCGCAAGCAGGACCGGCAGCCCCACGAG gtgTTCGTGGAGCTGAACGAGCTGGTGGTGGACAAGAACCAGGAGCTGCAGTGGAAGGAGACGGCGCGCTGGATCAAGTTTGAGGAGGACGTGGAGGAGGAGACAGACCGCTGGGGCAAGCCACATGTGGCCTCCCTGTCCTTCCGCAGCCTTCTGGAGCTGCGCAAGACGCTGTCCCACG GGGCTGTGCTCCTCGACCTGGACCAGAAGACACTGCCAGGGGTAGCTCACCAGGTGGTGGAGCAGATGGTCATCACCGACCAGATCCGGGCTGAGGACCGCGCTAATGTGCTGCGGGCACTGCTGCTCAAGCACAG CCACCCAAGCGACGAGAAGGACTTCTCTTTCCCCCGAAACATCTCGGCTGGCAGCCTGGGCTCCCTGCTTGTGCACCACCACAGCACCAACCACGTGGCTGAGGGCAGCGAGCCGGCTGTCACCGAGCCCCTCATTGCTGGCCACGCTGTGGAGCATGACACACGGGTCGATGTGGAGCGGGAG agggAGGTACTCACCCCCACGCCCCCAGCTGGCATCACTCGCTCCAAGTCCAAGCACgagctgaagctgctggagaagatccCGGACAATGCCGAGGCCACAGTGGTGCTTGTGG GGTGCGTGGAGTTCCTGGaccagcccaccatggccttcGTGCGGCTGCAGGAGGCGGTGGAGCTGGACTCGGTGCTGGaggtccctgtccctgtgcggttcctctttgtgctgctggggcccagcagcacccacatgGACTACCACGAGATCGGGCGCTCCATCTCCACCCTCATGTCTGACAAG CAATTCCATGAAGCTGCGTACCTGGCTGATGACCGCCACGACCTCCTCAACGCCATCAATGAGTTCCTGGACTGCAGCGTGGTGCTGCCGCCCTCCGAGGTGCAGGGTGAGGAGCTGCTGCGCAGCGTCGCCCACTTCCAGCGTGAGATGCTGAAGAAGAGGGAGGAGCACGAGCGAAGACTGCTGCTGGAGCCCAAGTCCCCCGAGGAGAAag CGCTGCTGAAGTTGAAGGTGGTGGAGGGTGAGGGTGAAGAGGAGGATGACCCCCTGCGGCGCACGGGCCGGCCCTTTGGGGGGCTGATCCGGGACATGCGGCGGCGGTACCCCAAGTACCTGAGCGACTTCAGGGATGCGCTGAACCCCCAGTGCATTGCAGCCGTCATCTTCATCTACTTTGCCGCGCTGTCACCGGCCATCACCTTTGGAGGGCTGCTGG ggGAGAAGACGCAGGACCTGATTGGGGTGTCTGAGCTGATCATCTCCACATCACTGCAGGGTGTGCTCTTCTGCCTGCTGGGCGCCCAGCCCCTGCTTGTCATCGGCTTCTCAGGGCCCCTGCTCGTCTTTGAGGAGGCTTTCTTCACA TTCTGCACATCCAATGAGCTGGAGTACCTGGTGGGGCGTGTCTGGATCGGCTTCTGGCTCATCCTCATTGTGCTGGTCATGGTGGCCTTCGAGGGCAGCTTCCTGGTGCGCTTCGTCTCCCGCTTTACCCAGGAGATCTTCGCCTTCCTCATCTCTCTCATCTTCATCTATGAGACCTTCTCCAAGCTGGCCAAG ATCTTCCAGGAGCATCCCCTGCACGGCTGCCTGCGGGTGAACAGCACGGTCACGGAGGCAGAGGCGTGGAGGAACACCAGCGCAGCCCCGGCCAATGGCACAGTCGACCGTGCTGCAGCCAAGGTGACGGGGCAGCCCAACACGGCACTGCTCTCGCTGGTGCTGATGGCCGGCACCTTCTTCATCGCCTTCTTCCTGCGCAAGTTCAAGAACAGCCGGTTCTTCCCCGGACGG ATTCGGCGGCTCATCGGGGACTTCGGGGTGCCCATTGCCATCCTGGTGATGGTGCTGGTGGACTACAGCATCCAGGACACCTACACGCAG AAGCTGAGCGTGCCTAGTGGGTTCTCGGTGACAGCCCCGGACAAGCGGGGCTGGGTGATCAACCCCCTGGGTGAGAAGAGCGACTTCCCGGTCTGGATGATGGTAGCCAGTGGCCTCCCCGCCGTCCTCGTCTTCATCCTCATCTTCATGGAGACACAGATCACCAC GCTGATCATCAGCAAGAAGGAGCGGATGCTGCAGAAGGGCTCTGGGTTCCACCTTGACCTCCTGCTTATTGTGGCCATGGGTGGCTTCTTCGCACTCTTCGGGCTGCCATGGCTCGCCGCGGCCACGGTGCGCTCCGTCACGCACGCCAATGCCCTCACCGTCATGAGTAAGGCTGTGGCACCTGGGGACAAGCCCAAGATCCAGGAGGTGAAGGAGCAGCGGGTCACCgggctgctggtggctgtgctcGTTG GCCTGTCCATTGTCATCGGGGACCTGCTACGACAGATCCCACTGGCTGTGCTCTTCGGGATCTTCCTTTACATGGGTGTCACCTCCCTCAATGGCATCCAGTTCTACGAgcgcctgcagctgctgctgatgcCCCCCAAGCACCACCCTGATGTCACCTATGTCAAaaag GTGCGCACACTGCGCATGCACCTCttcacagggctgcagctggcatgTCTGGCTGTGCTCTGGGCCGTCATGTCCACGGTGGCCTCCCTGGCCTTCCCCTTCATCCTCATCCTAACGGTGCCACTCCGCATGTGCCTGCTCAGCCGTATCTTCACTGACCGGGAGATGAAGTGT ctggatgcagaCGAGGCCGAGCCCATCTTCGACGAGCGGGAAGGTGTGGACGAGTACAATGAAATGCCGATGCCGGTGTGA